The Nocardia sp. NBC_00508 nucleotide sequence ACGGCATGCCGATGGCGATGGATCGCATCGATTTCGCGGTCACTCGCGGGACCGCCGAGACCTGGGTGGTGCGCAACATCGACGGTATGCCGCACAACTTCCACATCCACGACGTGCAATTCCGGGTGCTCGCGGTCGACGACGGGCCCCCGCCCGCCGCGCTGACCGGCCCCAAGGACACCGTCTTCCTGCCGCCGAACGGCACGATGCGGCTGGCCATGCGGTTCGACGGCCCGGCCGATCCGGACTCGCCGTACATGTACCACTGCCACCTGCTCTGGCATGAGGACCTCGGCATGATGGGCCAGTTCGTGGTCGTGAACCCAGGGCAGACAGCCGGGACGCCGCCGCGCCACCACGGCCACTGAATCTCCATCGGGCAACCCCTTGCTGGTCCGCTGCGGCCGCGCTAAATTCATCACATAGTGAATTCAACGCTCGATGAATTGAGGCGACCGTGGCGCAATCCACTCCATCTCCCGCCGTCGAAGTCCGGGGCCTGCGGGTCCGCCGCGGCGGCCGCGAAGTACTGCACGATGTCTCGCTGACCATCCCGCGCGGCTCGATCACCGGGCTGCTCGGCCCGTCGGGCTGCGGCAAGACCACGCTGATGCGCTGCGTGGTCGGCACCCAGATCGTCGAATCGGGGGACGTCTCCGCGCTCGGTCTACCCGCGGGTTCGGCGGCGTTGCGCCACCGGATCGGCTATGTCACCCAGGCGCCGAGCATCTACCCCGACATCAGCGTCCGCGACAACGTCGCGTACTTCGCCGCGCTCTACGGCCGTGACCGCGCCGACGTCGACGACGCGATCACCGCGGTCGGCCTGGGCGAGAATGCCCACCAGCGCGGCGACGAGTTGTCCGGCGGCCAGCAGACCCGCGCCTCGCTCGCGTGCTCGCTGGTCGCCCAGCCCGATCTGCTGGTGCTCGACGAACCGACCGTCGGCCTGGACCCGGTCCTGCGGGTCGAGCTCTGGAAGCAATTCCGCGAATTGGCGGCGAACGGGACGACGCTACTGGTCTCCAGCCACGTCATGGACGAGGCCGAGCACTGCGACCAGCTACTGCTGCTGCGCGAAGGACGGCTGCTCGCCCAGCTCAGCCCCGACGAACTGCGCGCTCGGACCGGCGAACAGAACTTGGAGACCGCCTTCCTCACCCTGATCACGATGGGACTGAACGCATGACCGCCACCCTCGACGCCGGACCGCGCCGCATGCCGACGCTGCGCCCGTACGCCGCGACCACCGGTCGCATCCTGCGGCAGCTGCGCAACGACCACCGCACGGTCGCCATGATCCTGGTGGTTCCGGCCCTGCTGATGACGCTGTTGTACTTCATCTACAAAGACACCCCGACCAATCCGTTGAACCCGGTTTCGCTGTTCGACCGAGTCGGCATCAGCATGCTCGGCATCCTGCCGTTCATCGTGATGTTCCTGATCACCGCCATCGCCATGCAGCGCGAACGCACCTCGGGCACGCTGGAGCGATTGCTGTCCACACCGCTGTCGAAGCTCGACCTGCTCGCCGGATACGGCACCGCCTTCTCACTGGCCGCCGCGGCGCAGGCCACCATCGCCTGCCTGGTCTCCTTCGGCCTGCTCGGGCTCGACGCGGCGGGCAGCCCCGCCTGGATCGTGTTGATCGCGGTGGTCGACGCAGTCTGCGGCGTGGCGCTGGGTCTGCTGGCAAGCGCGTTCGCGCGTACCGAATTCCAGGCCGTACAGTTCATGCCGGTCGTGGTGGCGCCGCAGATCTTCCTGTGCGGCCTACTCGTTCCCCGCGACCAGCTGCCCGATTGGCTGGAGGTGATCAGCAACGTGATGCCGTTGAGCTACGCGGTGGACGCGCTGCAAGAGGTGTCGACGCATCCGGAGGTCACCGGACAGATGTGGGGCGACCTGGCCATCGTCGCCGGATTCGCGATCGTCGCGCTGGTCCTGGGCGCGGCGACGCTACGACGGCGGA carries:
- a CDS encoding ABC transporter permease, with the protein product MTATLDAGPRRMPTLRPYAATTGRILRQLRNDHRTVAMILVVPALLMTLLYFIYKDTPTNPLNPVSLFDRVGISMLGILPFIVMFLITAIAMQRERTSGTLERLLSTPLSKLDLLAGYGTAFSLAAAAQATIACLVSFGLLGLDAAGSPAWIVLIAVVDAVCGVALGLLASAFARTEFQAVQFMPVVVAPQIFLCGLLVPRDQLPDWLEVISNVMPLSYAVDALQEVSTHPEVTGQMWGDLAIVAGFAIVALVLGAATLRRRTV
- a CDS encoding ABC transporter ATP-binding protein — translated: MAQSTPSPAVEVRGLRVRRGGREVLHDVSLTIPRGSITGLLGPSGCGKTTLMRCVVGTQIVESGDVSALGLPAGSAALRHRIGYVTQAPSIYPDISVRDNVAYFAALYGRDRADVDDAITAVGLGENAHQRGDELSGGQQTRASLACSLVAQPDLLVLDEPTVGLDPVLRVELWKQFRELAANGTTLLVSSHVMDEAEHCDQLLLLREGRLLAQLSPDELRARTGEQNLETAFLTLITMGLNA